One genomic segment of Suncus etruscus isolate mSunEtr1 chromosome 15, mSunEtr1.pri.cur, whole genome shotgun sequence includes these proteins:
- the FIS1 gene encoding mitochondrial fission 1 protein, with translation MEAVLNELVSVDDLLKFEKKFQSEQAAGTVSKSTQFEYAWCLVRSKYNEDIRKGICLLEELLPKGSKEEQRDYVFYLAVGNYRLKEYERALKYVRGLLQTEPQNNQAKELERLIDKAMKKDGLVGMAIVGGMALGVAGLAGLIGLAVSKSKS, from the exons ATGGAGGCCGTGCTGAACGAGCTGGTGTCTGTGGACgacctgctg AAGTTCGAAAAGAAGTTCCAGTCGGAGCAGGCCGCGGGCACGGTATCCAAGAGCACGCAGTTCGAGTACGCCTGGTGCCTGGTGCGGAGCAAGTACAACGAGGATATCCGGAAAGGCATCTGTCTGCTGGAGG agcTGTTGCCCAAGGGGAGCAAAGAGGAGCAGAGGGATTATGTCTTCTACCTGGCCGTGGGCAACTACCGGCTCAAG GAGTATGAGAGGGCCCTGAAGTACGTGCGCGGGCTGCTGCAGACCGAGCCCCAGAACAACCAGGCCAAGGAACTGGAGCGCCTCATTGACAAGGCCATGAAGAAAG ATGGGCTGGTGGGCATGGCCATCGTGGGAGGCATGGCCCTGGGCGTGGCAGGCCTGGCAGGGCTCATCGGCCTCGCCGTTTCCAAGTCCAAGTCCTGA
- the CLDN15 gene encoding claudin-15, which yields MSMAVETLGYFLGALGLLMLGVTLPHSQWRVSTIHGNVITTNTIFENLWYSCATDSLGVYNCREFPSMLALSGYLQASRALMITAILLGFLGLLLGVLGLRCTNVGSIVLSRKAKLAATAGAFHILAGFCGMVAISWYAFNITREFFDPLYPGTKYELGTALYLGWSASLLSILGGLCLGVNCCCPPEAETTPARTWLPYKTPTKPATSIATRLRASDDEVDSSFGKYGKNAYV from the exons ATGTCGATGGCAGTAGAGACCCTGGGCTACTTCCTGGGCGCACTGGGGCTGCTGATGCTGGGGGTGACACTGCCACACAGCCAGTGGCGTGTGTCCACCATCCACGGCAACGTCATCACCACCAACACCATCTTCGAGAACCTCTGGTACAGCTGTGCTACCGACTCCCTGGGCGTGTACAACTGCCGCGAGTTCCCGTCTATGCTTGCACTGTCTG GATACCTGCAGGCCAGCCGGGCACTCATGATCACTGCCATCCTCCTGGGCTTCCTGGGCCTCCTACTCGGTGTGCTAGGGCTGCGCTGCACCAACGTGGGGAGCATAGTGCTGTCCCGGAAGGCCAAGCTGGCCGCTACCGCTGGAGCTTTCCATATCCTGGCTG GTTTCTGCGGGATGGTAGCCATCTCTTGGTATGCCTTCAACATCACCCGGGAGTTCTTTGATCCCCTGTATCCTGGAACCAA ATACGAGCTGGGTACGGCCCTCTACCTGGGCTGGAGCGCCTCGCTGCTGTCCATCCTGGGTGGCCTCTGTCTCGGGGTCAACTGTTGCTGCCCTCCAGAAGCTGAGACGACTCCCGCCAG GACTTGGCTTCCTTACAAGACCCCCACCAAACCCGCCACCAGCATCGCCACCCGCCTGCGGGCCTCTGATGACGAAGTGGATAGCAGCTTTGGGAAATACGGGAAAAATGCTTATGTGTAG
- the ZNHIT1 gene encoding zinc finger HIT domain-containing protein 1 isoform X2, with the protein MSTVKVRSQDPGQRRVLDRAARQRRINRQLEALENDNFQDDPHAGFPQLGKRLPQFDDDADTGKKKKKTRGDHFKLRFRKNFQALLEEQNLSVAEGPNYLTACAGPPARPQRPFCAVCGFPSPYTCVSCGARYCTVRCLGTHQETRCLKWTV; encoded by the exons atgagcaccgtCAAAG TTCGCTCCCAGGACCCTGGGCAGCGGCGGGTGCTGGACCGCGCAGCCCGGCAGCGCCGCATCAACCGGCAGCTCGAAGCCTTGGAAAACGACAACTTTCAGGATGACCCGCATGCCGGCTTCCCACAGCTTGGCAAGAGGCTGCCACAGTTCGACGACGATGCGGACACAG gaaagaaaaagaagaaaactcgAGGGGACCATTTCAAGCTGCGGTTTCGCAAAAATTTCCAGGCATTGCTGGAGGAGCAG AACCTGAGCGTGGCCGAGGGCCCCAACTACTTGACCGCCTGCGCTGGCCCCCCTGCCCGACCCCAGCGCCCCTTCTGTGCCGTCTGCGGCTTCCCCTCGCCCTACACGTGCGTCAGCTGTGGCGCCCGCTACTGCACTGTGCGCTGCCTGGGCACCCACCAGGAAACACG GTGCCTCAAGTGGACCGTGTGA
- the ZNHIT1 gene encoding zinc finger HIT domain-containing protein 1 isoform X1, which translates to MVEKKTSVRSQDPGQRRVLDRAARQRRINRQLEALENDNFQDDPHAGFPQLGKRLPQFDDDADTGKKKKKTRGDHFKLRFRKNFQALLEEQNLSVAEGPNYLTACAGPPARPQRPFCAVCGFPSPYTCVSCGARYCTVRCLGTHQETRCLKWTV; encoded by the exons ATGGTGGAGAAGAAAACTTCGG TTCGCTCCCAGGACCCTGGGCAGCGGCGGGTGCTGGACCGCGCAGCCCGGCAGCGCCGCATCAACCGGCAGCTCGAAGCCTTGGAAAACGACAACTTTCAGGATGACCCGCATGCCGGCTTCCCACAGCTTGGCAAGAGGCTGCCACAGTTCGACGACGATGCGGACACAG gaaagaaaaagaagaaaactcgAGGGGACCATTTCAAGCTGCGGTTTCGCAAAAATTTCCAGGCATTGCTGGAGGAGCAG AACCTGAGCGTGGCCGAGGGCCCCAACTACTTGACCGCCTGCGCTGGCCCCCCTGCCCGACCCCAGCGCCCCTTCTGTGCCGTCTGCGGCTTCCCCTCGCCCTACACGTGCGTCAGCTGTGGCGCCCGCTACTGCACTGTGCGCTGCCTGGGCACCCACCAGGAAACACG GTGCCTCAAGTGGACCGTGTGA
- the PLOD3 gene encoding multifunctional procollagen lysine hydroxylase and glycosyltransferase LH3: protein MALPGPGSRLLLLLLLLLVLPPPPTTATSDRPRGGDPVNPEKLLVITVATAETEGYRRFLRSAEFFNYTVRTLGLGEEWRGGDVARTVGGGQKVRWLKKEMEKYADRDDMVIMFVDSYDVVLAGSPVELLRKFVQSGSHLLFSAESFCWPEWALAEQYPEVDTGKRFLNSGGFIGFAPTIHRIVRQWKYKDDDDDQLFYTRLYLDPGLREKLNLNLDHKSRIFQNLNGALDEVVLKFDRNRVRIRNVAYDTLPVVIHGNGPTKLQLNYLGNYVPNGWTPEGGCGFCEQDRRPLPTGQPLPRVLLAVFVEQPTPFLPRFLQRLRQLDYPPDRVTLFLHNNEVHHEPHVADAWPQLRDHFSAVKLVGPEEGLMPGEARDMALDSCRQDPNCDYYFSLDADTVLTHPQTLRILIEENRKVIAPMLSRHGKLWSNFWGALSPDDYYARSEDYVELVQRKRVSVWNVPYISQAYLIRGSTLRTELPQKVVFSSSDSDPDMAFCKSLRDKGIFLHLSNQQEFGRLLATSHYDTDHLHPDLWQIFDNPVDWKEQYIHENYSRALEDGEFVEQPCPDVYWFPLLSDQMCDELVEEMEHFGQWSGGRHEDSRLAGGYENVPTVDIHMKQVGYEAQWLQLLRTYVGPMTESLFPGYHTKTRAVMNFVVRYRPDEQPSLRPHHDSSTFTLNVALNHKGLDYEGGGCRFLRYDCVISSPRKGWGLLHPGRLTHYHEGLPTTRGTRYIMVSFVDP from the exons ATGGCTCTCCCGGGCCCGGGCTCCCGGCTCCTActcctcctgctcctgctcctggtTCTGCCACCGCCGCCCACGACGGCCACTTCGGATCGTCCCCGGGGCGGAGACCCGGTCAACCCAG AGAAACTTCTGGTGATCACCGTGGCCACCGCTGAGACCGAGGGGTACCGGCGTTTCCTGCGGTCTGCCGAGTTTTTCAACTACACTGTGCGG ACCCTGGGCCTGGGAGAGGAGTGGCGAGGGGGTGATGTGGCTCGAACAGTGGGGGGCGGCCAGAAAGTCCGCTGGCTGAAGAAGGAAATGGAGAAGTACGCAGACCGGGACGATATGGTCATCATGTTTGTGGACAG CTATGATGTGGTCTTGGCGGGCAGCCCCGTGGAGCTTCTCCGCAAATTCGTGCAAAGTGGCAGCCACTTGCTCTTCTCCGCGGAGAGCTTCTGCTGGCCCGAGTGGGCGCTGGCCGAGCAGTACCCAGAGGTAGACACTGGGAAGCGCTTCCTCAACTCTGGTG GCTTCATTGGTTTTGCCCCCACTATCCACCGCATAGTGCGCCAATGGAAGTACAAGGATGATGACGATGATCAGCTGTTCTACACGAGGCTCTACCTGGATCCTGGGCTGCGG GAGAAACTCAACCTTAACCTGGACCACAAATCCCGGATCTTCCAGAACCTCAATGGGGCTTTAG atGAAGTGGTGTTGAAGTTTGATCGGAACCGGGTGCGGATCCGGAATGTGGCTTACGACACGCTCCCTGTCGTCATCCACGGGAATGGACCCACAAAG CTGCAACTCAACTACTTGGGGAACTATGTCCCCAACGGCTGGACCCCCGAGGGGGGCTGTGGGTTCTGTGAGCAGGACCGAAGGCCACTTCCAACAGGACag CCTCTGCCCCGTGTGCTCCTAGCTGTGTTTGTGGAGCAGCCGACCCCGTTCCTGCCCCGCTTCCTGCAGCGCCTTCGGCAGCTCGATTACCCACCAGACAGAGTCACCCTCTTTCTGCACAACAAC GAGGTGCACCATGAGCCCCACGTGGCCGATGCGTGGCCCCAGCTTCGGGATCACTTTTCAGCTGTGAAGCTGGTGGGACCCGAGGAGGGTTTGATGCCTGGAGAGGCCAGGGACATGGCGCT GGACAGCTGTCGGCAGGATCCCAACTGTGACTACTACTTCAGCCTGGATGCAGACACGGTCCTCACGCACCCGCAGACCCTGCGCATCCTCATAGAAGAGAACAG GAAGGTGATCGCGCCCATGCTGTCCCGCCACGGGAAGCTGTGGTCCAACTTCTGGGGCGCCTTGAGCCCTGACGATTACTATGCTCGCTCCGAGGACTACGTAGAGCTGGTGCAGCGCAAGCGTGT GAGCGTGTGGAATGTGCCCTACATCTCACAGGCCTACCTGATCCGGGGGTCCACGCTGCGAACTGAGCTGCCCCAGAAAGTCGTGTTCTCCAGCAGCGACAGTGACCCCGACATGGCCTTCTGCAAGAGCCTGCGTGACAAG GGCATCTTCCTTCACCTCAGCAACCAGCAGGAGTTCGGCCGCCTCCTGGCCACGTCCCACTACGACACTGACCACCTGCACCCTGACCTCTGGCAGATCTTTGACAACCCCGTG GACTGGAAGGAACAATACATCCATGAGAACTATAGCCGGGCCCTGGAAGATGGAGAATTCGTGGAACAG CCGTGCCCTGATGTCTACTGGTTCCCGCTGCTCTCGGACCAAATGTGTGACGAACTGGTGGAGGAAATGGAGCACTTTGGCCAGTGGTCTGGAGGTCGCCACGAG GACTCGAGGCTGGCAGGGGGCTACGAGAATGTGCCCACTGTGGACATCCATATGAAGCAGGTGGGGTACGAGGCCCAGTGGCTGCAGCTGCTGCGGACATATGTGGGGCCCATGACCGAGAGCCTATTTCCCGGGTACCACACCAAG acgcGGGCAGTGATGAACTTTGTGGTCCGCTACCGGCCTGATGAGCAGCCATCCCTGCGACCCCACCACGACTCATCCACGTTCACCCTCAATGTTGCCCTCAACCACAAGGGCCTGGACTATGAG GGTGGTGGCTGCAGATTCCTGCGCTATGACTGTGTGATCTCGTCTCCACGGAAGGGCTGGGGGCTCCTGCACCCCGGCCGGCTCACCCACTACCATGAGGGGCTGCCCACGACGCGGGGGACACGCTACATCATGGTGTCCTTTGTGGACCCCTGA